A window from Culex pipiens pallens isolate TS chromosome 3, TS_CPP_V2, whole genome shotgun sequence encodes these proteins:
- the LOC120417480 gene encoding zinc finger protein 236-like isoform X1, whose amino-acid sequence MNQTRNKLPSNDPSSYCRFCFSDRNLVPLFPSGEPPRHMLLDLITDLVGIQIDNGADTACSICWRCAVALEDFQLFRQRSCEHDAIVRENLLPFGGQGEFEEREYVSSSFETPEETQQDNDTSLLRFVQSLNHSNEYAENSTPTHNDINRSSLEHEFICPLCYVSYRYDTNLQKHFEKHHPELVTGATITPANNPNKRKRTSLGQLRAYQNPPPLPPSIQSTSDNLFKCSYCPKSFKHGPSLHFHLKSHYDMLPFVCEFCDARFINEKGKHIHKGRYHYENGVRKPAPPRETFECKECNRNFVHRKYLWQHIRYKHPERCLPDGSDPTLVMLPPTEMPNHEETFENHADDEPLLEIKSEIDDSDSYFPLWD is encoded by the exons ATGAATCAAACTAGGAATAAACT ACCCAGCAACGATCCGAGTAGTTACTGTCGATTTTGTTTCTCAGACCGCAACTTGGTTCCACTTTTCCCCAGTGGGGAACCTCCCCGGCACATGCTTCTGGATCTTATCACAGACCTGGTGGGCATTCAAATAGACAATGGGGCAGACACTGCCTGTTCGATTTGCTGGCGATGTGCTGTGGCTTTGGAGGATTTCCAGTTGTTTCGACAACGTAGCTGTGAACATGATGCCATTGTACGCGAGAATCTGTTGCCATTTGGTGGCCAAGGCGAGTTTGAGGAACGAGAATATGTTTCGTCATCATTCGAGACACCCGAAGAGACCCAGCAAGATAATGACACTTCTTTGCTAAGATTCGTGCAAAGCCTGAACCATTCTAATGAATATGCTGAAAATTCCACGCCTACGCATAACGACATCAACAGATCTTCATTGGAACATGAGTTCATTTGTCCTCTATGCTATGTATCGTATAGGTATGATACAAACTTACAAAAACATTTCGAAAAGCATCATCCAGAGTTGGTGACAGGGGCCACAATAACCCCAGCCAATAATCCGAACAAACGCAAGAGAACGAGTTTGGGTCAGCTAAGAGCCTACCAAAATCCTCCGCCGTTGCCCCCCAGCATTCAATCCACCAGCGATAACCTCTTCAAATGTTCCTACTGCCCGAAATCGTTCAAGCACGGGCCGTCGTTGCACTTTCACCTCAAGTCACACTACGACATGTTGCCATTTGTTTGCGAATTTTGCGACGCTCGATTCATCAACGAAAAGGGCAAACACATCCACAAGGGCAGATATCATTACGAGAACGGAGTCAGAAAGCCAGCTCCACCGCGGGAAACGTTCGAATGTAAGGAGTGCAATCGAAACTTTGTCCACCGGAAGTATCTGTGGCAACACATTCGTTACAAACATCCGGAGCGGTGTCTGCCCGATGGTAGTGATCCAACACTGGTCATGTTGCCTCCTACCGAAATGCCAAATCATGAGGAAACGTTTGAAAATCATGCAGACGATGAACCATTGCTGGAGATCAAATCTGAAATAGATGATAGTGATTCGTATTTTCCACTGTGGGATTGA
- the LOC120417480 gene encoding transcription factor Ouib-like isoform X2, whose amino-acid sequence MLLDLITDLVGIQIDNGADTACSICWRCAVALEDFQLFRQRSCEHDAIVRENLLPFGGQGEFEEREYVSSSFETPEETQQDNDTSLLRFVQSLNHSNEYAENSTPTHNDINRSSLEHEFICPLCYVSYRYDTNLQKHFEKHHPELVTGATITPANNPNKRKRTSLGQLRAYQNPPPLPPSIQSTSDNLFKCSYCPKSFKHGPSLHFHLKSHYDMLPFVCEFCDARFINEKGKHIHKGRYHYENGVRKPAPPRETFECKECNRNFVHRKYLWQHIRYKHPERCLPDGSDPTLVMLPPTEMPNHEETFENHADDEPLLEIKSEIDDSDSYFPLWD is encoded by the coding sequence ATGCTTCTGGATCTTATCACAGACCTGGTGGGCATTCAAATAGACAATGGGGCAGACACTGCCTGTTCGATTTGCTGGCGATGTGCTGTGGCTTTGGAGGATTTCCAGTTGTTTCGACAACGTAGCTGTGAACATGATGCCATTGTACGCGAGAATCTGTTGCCATTTGGTGGCCAAGGCGAGTTTGAGGAACGAGAATATGTTTCGTCATCATTCGAGACACCCGAAGAGACCCAGCAAGATAATGACACTTCTTTGCTAAGATTCGTGCAAAGCCTGAACCATTCTAATGAATATGCTGAAAATTCCACGCCTACGCATAACGACATCAACAGATCTTCATTGGAACATGAGTTCATTTGTCCTCTATGCTATGTATCGTATAGGTATGATACAAACTTACAAAAACATTTCGAAAAGCATCATCCAGAGTTGGTGACAGGGGCCACAATAACCCCAGCCAATAATCCGAACAAACGCAAGAGAACGAGTTTGGGTCAGCTAAGAGCCTACCAAAATCCTCCGCCGTTGCCCCCCAGCATTCAATCCACCAGCGATAACCTCTTCAAATGTTCCTACTGCCCGAAATCGTTCAAGCACGGGCCGTCGTTGCACTTTCACCTCAAGTCACACTACGACATGTTGCCATTTGTTTGCGAATTTTGCGACGCTCGATTCATCAACGAAAAGGGCAAACACATCCACAAGGGCAGATATCATTACGAGAACGGAGTCAGAAAGCCAGCTCCACCGCGGGAAACGTTCGAATGTAAGGAGTGCAATCGAAACTTTGTCCACCGGAAGTATCTGTGGCAACACATTCGTTACAAACATCCGGAGCGGTGTCTGCCCGATGGTAGTGATCCAACACTGGTCATGTTGCCTCCTACCGAAATGCCAAATCATGAGGAAACGTTTGAAAATCATGCAGACGATGAACCATTGCTGGAGATCAAATCTGAAATAGATGATAGTGATTCGTATTTTCCACTGTGGGATTGA